The following proteins come from a genomic window of Acinetobacter sp. SAAs474:
- a CDS encoding methylated-DNA--[protein]-cysteine S-methyltransferase produces MTYAYLEMDSPVGRLKLVAHEQALLAVLWQNEQPKRVPLHNLQLDTSHPILLKTQQQLNEYFNAQRQVFDLPLEFHGTEFQKKVWQALLMIPFGETRSYKAIAEQIGNVKAVRAVGAANSRNPISIIAPCHRVVGVDGRLVGFAGGLDNKQCLLALEQQANQI; encoded by the coding sequence ATGACATATGCCTATTTGGAGATGGACTCTCCAGTTGGACGATTGAAGTTGGTTGCCCATGAACAAGCATTACTGGCTGTACTGTGGCAAAATGAGCAGCCTAAACGTGTGCCATTACATAACTTACAACTTGATACATCCCATCCTATTTTGCTTAAAACACAGCAACAATTAAATGAATATTTTAATGCTCAACGTCAGGTATTTGATTTACCTCTAGAATTTCATGGTACAGAATTTCAAAAAAAAGTTTGGCAAGCATTGTTGATGATTCCTTTTGGTGAAACACGAAGTTATAAAGCAATTGCGGAACAAATCGGTAATGTTAAAGCAGTTCGGGCAGTCGGTGCAGCCAATAGTCGAAATCCAATTTCGATTATTGCACCATGTCATAGAGTTGTTGGCGTGGATGGTCGGCTGGTGGGGTTTGCAGGAGGATTGGATAATAAACAATGTTTATTAGCACTGGAACAGCAAGCTAATCAGATCTAA
- a CDS encoding multidrug efflux SMR transporter: MAWIVLIFAGIFEIVWAYSMKLSEGFSKLGPSIITIIFMLLSFALLAYAMKSLPLGTAYTVWTGIGAIGSFLVGIFVLGEPASAMRMLAAVLIISGLVLMKLAA, translated from the coding sequence ATGGCTTGGATCGTTTTGATTTTTGCAGGTATATTTGAAATTGTTTGGGCCTATAGCATGAAGCTGTCGGAAGGCTTTAGTAAGCTTGGCCCAAGTATAATTACCATTATTTTTATGTTGCTGAGTTTTGCATTATTGGCCTATGCCATGAAATCGCTACCTCTAGGTACAGCATATACGGTGTGGACGGGTATTGGTGCAATTGGATCATTTTTGGTCGGGATCTTTGTACTGGGTGAACCAGCAAGTGCGATGCGAATGTTGGCAGCAGTATTAATTATTTCAGGTTTGGTTTTAATGAAATTGGCTGCATAA
- a CDS encoding ribonuclease E inhibitor RraB — MIRDDQQFPHDDNGDVLWQMYQDGDDLSEAHEIEYSLAVQHQQSAERCALHLLHQDQKITLSQDDESDIWFITIYLYMEPIYADIVAVEQWLTDIADQYDAEYDGWGCMAYVYDEDEED, encoded by the coding sequence ATGATACGTGATGACCAGCAATTTCCACACGATGACAATGGTGATGTACTTTGGCAGATGTATCAAGATGGTGATGATCTGAGTGAAGCGCATGAAATTGAGTATTCATTGGCCGTTCAGCATCAGCAATCTGCAGAGCGCTGTGCATTACATTTATTGCATCAAGATCAAAAAATAACCTTGAGTCAAGATGATGAGAGTGATATTTGGTTTATTACCATTTATCTCTATATGGAACCTATTTATGCAGATATCGTTGCTGTCGAACAATGGTTAACTGATATTGCTGATCAATATGATGCTGAATATGATGGCTGGGGATGTATGGCCTATGTTTATGATGAAGACGAAGAAGATTAA
- a CDS encoding pseudouridine synthase, whose protein sequence is MPLDPDFIYMPPQGRLSIVYEDDDLVVIEKPAGLLSVPGRLPEHQDSAYLRILQDFPLAKVTHRLDMATSGLLMFAKHRDAEVAVSKMFQARGVQKNYIALIQGQLQDTGEVDVPLIADWENRPRQMVDYNIGKTAKTLYQALDYDVQRNFTRVRLTPITGRSHQLRVHMLHIGHPILGDQIYHPEPKHGHLNRMALHASDLIFTHPLQAIEVNIHAHVPF, encoded by the coding sequence ATGCCTTTAGATCCTGATTTTATTTATATGCCGCCACAAGGTCGATTGTCGATTGTTTATGAAGATGATGATTTGGTTGTTATTGAAAAACCAGCAGGATTATTATCTGTTCCAGGGCGATTACCGGAACATCAGGACAGTGCCTATCTGCGTATTTTACAGGATTTTCCATTGGCTAAAGTGACACATCGTCTAGATATGGCAACCTCTGGTTTATTGATGTTTGCTAAGCATCGTGATGCGGAAGTTGCAGTTAGCAAAATGTTTCAAGCACGCGGTGTACAGAAAAACTATATTGCTTTAATTCAAGGTCAGTTACAGGATACAGGGGAGGTCGATGTTCCGCTCATTGCAGATTGGGAAAATAGGCCACGCCAAATGGTGGATTACAACATAGGTAAAACTGCCAAGACCCTATATCAAGCATTAGATTATGATGTACAACGTAATTTTACTCGAGTGAGATTGACGCCGATTACGGGGCGTTCACATCAATTGCGCGTTCATATGCTGCATATTGGTCATCCGATTCTCGGCGATCAGATTTATCATCCTGAGCCAAAACATGGACATTTAAATCGAATGGCTTTGCATGCTAGTGATTTAATTTTTACGCATCCTTTGCAAGCGATTGAAGTTAATATTCATGCGCATGTGCCTTTTTAG
- a CDS encoding MFS transporter yields the protein MSEAIYSQEEKRKRIRGIIGASSGNLVEWFDFYIYAVFAMYFQHALTAPSMSSSTQAVYVWGVFAASFFMRPIGSWLFGRIADKHGRKKSMVISISLMGLSSILFALLPTYEQVGMVAPFLLLMVRLLQGLSVGGEYGAVATYMSEIALKGRRGFYASFQYVTLSGGQLLASLLGVVLLILMSEQQLMDGGWRIPFVIGGIAAIISLLARSRLEETLNKSEEDKEVAGSLRELFKHHWKTFLLVVGYTSAGSLSFYVITVYSKTYMTNLGIEGKTVGLMMTVALLVFMLSQPFFGMISDRIGRRAAMLIFSTSVAVFIYPVMVIAMPYFSYSPLIVTLLLIFLMLLLSFYTSISGLVKAEMFPPYVRALGVGFSYAIGNAIFGGSAPAVALQFKGAGIENLFFIYVIIMLIICFFCSWALPKVPEYLDQER from the coding sequence ATGAGCGAAGCGATTTATAGTCAAGAAGAAAAACGTAAACGTATTCGAGGAATTATAGGTGCATCCTCCGGAAACTTGGTCGAATGGTTTGATTTTTATATTTATGCTGTATTTGCCATGTATTTTCAGCATGCGTTAACTGCACCGAGTATGAGTTCATCAACCCAAGCTGTATATGTATGGGGAGTTTTTGCTGCCAGCTTTTTTATGCGTCCAATTGGGAGTTGGTTATTTGGCCGAATTGCCGATAAACATGGTCGTAAAAAATCGATGGTCATCTCAATTAGTTTAATGGGCTTAAGCTCAATATTGTTTGCACTGTTGCCAACCTATGAGCAAGTAGGAATGGTAGCTCCTTTTCTGTTATTAATGGTACGTCTATTACAAGGTTTATCTGTAGGCGGGGAGTATGGTGCAGTTGCGACATATATGAGTGAGATTGCTCTAAAAGGTAGACGTGGCTTTTATGCGTCTTTTCAATATGTCACGCTATCTGGCGGCCAGTTGTTAGCCAGCTTATTGGGTGTGGTGCTTTTAATATTAATGAGCGAGCAGCAACTTATGGATGGTGGCTGGCGTATTCCATTTGTCATTGGTGGAATTGCCGCGATCATTTCTTTATTGGCACGCAGTCGCTTAGAAGAAACATTAAATAAATCAGAGGAAGATAAAGAGGTTGCAGGTAGTTTAAGAGAGCTGTTTAAACATCACTGGAAAACTTTTTTATTGGTGGTGGGATATACTTCGGCAGGATCACTCAGTTTCTATGTTATTACAGTATATTCAAAAACATATATGACCAATCTGGGGATAGAGGGCAAAACCGTTGGCTTAATGATGACAGTTGCTTTGTTGGTCTTTATGTTGTCACAGCCTTTCTTTGGCATGATTTCAGACCGGATTGGTCGCCGTGCTGCGATGTTGATTTTTAGTACATCGGTTGCTGTATTTATTTATCCAGTAATGGTCATTGCGATGCCGTATTTTAGCTACTCACCGTTGATTGTCACACTATTATTGATTTTTCTCATGTTGCTACTGAGTTTTTATACTTCAATTAGTGGGCTAGTTAAAGCTGAGATGTTTCCTCCTTATGTACGTGCACTTGGTGTTGGTTTTTCCTATGCCATTGGTAATGCGATATTTGGTGGTTCTGCACCAGCTGTTGCTTTACAGTTTAAAGGTGCTGGGATTGAGAATCTCTTTTTTATCTACGTGATTATCATGTTGATTATCTGCTTTTTCTGCAGTTGGGCATTACCAAAAGTGCCAGAATATTTAGATCAAGAACGTTAA
- a CDS encoding zinc ribbon-containing protein, producing the protein MVSAGEKPGTGFYFCVQCGHRIFLEIGTDRLPPCTKCFCTQYNDKVA; encoded by the coding sequence ATGGTGAGTGCTGGTGAAAAACCTGGAACAGGCTTCTATTTTTGTGTGCAATGCGGACATCGTATCTTCTTAGAAATTGGTACAGATCGTTTACCCCCGTGTACCAAATGCTTTTGCACCCAATATAATGATAAGGTTGCTTAA
- the acnD gene encoding Fe/S-dependent 2-methylisocitrate dehydratase AcnD produces the protein MNNNYRQPLNNTQLEYYNVRQAIEDIQPGAYDKLPYTSKVLAEQLVRRCDPSILQQSLKELIYRKQDHDFPWYPARVVCHDILGQTALVDLAGLRDAIADQGGDPAKVNPVVPTQLIVDHSLAVEYGGFDPEAFAKNRAVEDRRNEDRFHFIEWTKTAFENVDVIPAGNGIMHQINLEKMSPVIQSRDGVAFPDTCVGTDSHTPHTDALGVISIGVGGLEAENVMLGRASWMRLPDIIGVELVGQRQAGITATDIVLALTEFLRKERVVGAYLEFFGEGADSMSVGDRATISNMTPEYGATAAMFYIDQNTIDYLTLTGRDAAQVALVETYAKETGLWASQMQQAQYPRVLRFDLSTVTRNIAGPSNPHARVSTADLKEKGIAGVVEQRDDGLMPDGAVIIAAITSCTNTSNPRNTVAAGLLARKARQLGLTRKPWVKSSFAPGSKAAALYLEEAGVLHDLEQLGFGIVAYACTTCNGMSGALDPVIQQEIIDRDLYATAVLSGNRNFDGRIHPYAKQAFLASPPLVVAYAIAGTIRFDIEKDALGTDSQGQPVYLKDIWPSDEEIDALVKTSVKPEQFRQVYIPMFDLGVTEKSASPLYDWRPQSTYIRRPPYWEGALAAPRTLSKMRPLAILGDNITTDHLSPSNAIVLDSAAGEYLAKMGLPEEDFNSYATHRGDHLTAQRATLANPKLYNEMVVRSDGTIKQGSKARVEPEGEVMRMWEAIETYMNRKQPLIVIAGKDYGQGSSRDWAAKGVRLAGVEVIVAEGFERIHRTNLVGMGVLPLEFKPGTDRKTLKLDGTELYSVIGNIAPRSDLTLVIERATEHGQSQVIEVPVTCRLDTEEEVHVYEAGGVLQRFAQDFLEGQVA, from the coding sequence ATGAATAACAACTATCGTCAACCACTGAACAATACCCAGTTAGAATATTACAATGTGCGCCAAGCGATTGAGGATATTCAGCCAGGCGCCTATGACAAACTTCCTTATACATCAAAAGTATTGGCAGAACAGTTGGTACGTCGTTGTGATCCATCTATTTTGCAACAATCATTAAAAGAGTTAATTTATCGTAAGCAAGATCATGATTTTCCTTGGTATCCTGCGCGTGTTGTCTGTCATGATATCTTGGGACAAACGGCTTTGGTTGATTTAGCAGGATTAAGAGATGCCATTGCTGATCAAGGAGGCGATCCAGCTAAAGTAAATCCAGTTGTTCCGACACAATTGATTGTTGATCACTCTTTGGCTGTTGAATATGGTGGTTTTGATCCAGAAGCTTTTGCTAAAAACCGTGCGGTTGAAGATCGACGTAATGAAGATCGTTTCCATTTTATTGAGTGGACGAAAACAGCATTTGAAAATGTAGATGTGATTCCAGCCGGTAATGGCATTATGCATCAAATTAATTTGGAAAAAATGTCACCTGTCATTCAATCACGTGATGGCGTTGCATTTCCAGATACCTGCGTAGGAACAGATTCACATACACCACATACCGATGCACTTGGTGTAATTTCAATTGGGGTTGGTGGCCTTGAAGCTGAAAATGTCATGTTAGGTCGTGCATCATGGATGCGTTTACCCGATATCATTGGGGTTGAATTGGTTGGTCAGCGTCAAGCAGGTATTACTGCAACGGATATTGTCTTGGCATTAACGGAATTTTTACGTAAAGAACGTGTCGTTGGCGCTTATTTAGAATTCTTTGGTGAAGGAGCTGACAGTATGTCAGTTGGTGATCGTGCGACGATTTCCAATATGACACCTGAATATGGTGCCACAGCCGCGATGTTTTATATCGATCAAAATACCATTGATTATTTAACCTTAACTGGACGTGATGCTGCACAAGTTGCATTGGTAGAAACTTATGCCAAAGAAACTGGTCTTTGGGCATCGCAAATGCAGCAAGCACAATATCCACGGGTATTGCGTTTTGATTTATCTACGGTAACACGTAATATTGCTGGACCATCGAATCCTCATGCACGTGTATCTACCGCAGACCTTAAAGAAAAAGGTATTGCTGGTGTGGTAGAACAGCGAGATGATGGTTTAATGCCAGATGGTGCAGTCATTATTGCTGCAATTACATCGTGTACCAATACCTCTAATCCTCGTAATACCGTGGCAGCCGGTTTATTGGCGCGTAAAGCAAGACAGTTGGGCTTAACGCGTAAACCGTGGGTAAAATCATCATTTGCACCGGGCTCTAAAGCAGCAGCTTTATATTTAGAGGAAGCTGGTGTTTTACATGATCTGGAACAGTTAGGTTTTGGTATTGTGGCGTATGCATGTACCACCTGTAATGGTATGTCTGGTGCGCTAGATCCAGTCATTCAGCAGGAAATTATTGATCGTGATTTATATGCGACAGCGGTACTTTCTGGAAATCGTAATTTTGATGGTCGAATTCATCCTTATGCCAAGCAGGCATTTTTAGCATCGCCACCATTGGTAGTTGCTTATGCAATTGCAGGAACGATTCGTTTTGATATTGAAAAAGATGCTTTAGGTACTGATTCACAGGGTCAACCTGTTTATTTAAAAGACATTTGGCCTTCAGATGAAGAGATTGATGCTTTAGTAAAAACATCAGTTAAACCTGAACAATTTCGCCAAGTTTATATTCCAATGTTTGATTTGGGTGTAACTGAAAAATCAGCAAGTCCTTTATATGATTGGCGTCCGCAAAGCACTTATATTCGTCGTCCACCGTATTGGGAGGGCGCTTTAGCTGCACCTCGTACATTGTCTAAAATGCGCCCATTGGCAATTTTAGGTGATAATATTACCACTGACCATTTATCGCCTTCAAATGCAATTGTATTAGACAGTGCTGCGGGTGAATATTTAGCAAAAATGGGGTTACCAGAAGAAGATTTTAACTCTTATGCAACTCATCGTGGGGATCATTTAACTGCACAGCGTGCAACCTTAGCCAATCCAAAATTGTACAATGAAATGGTTGTCCGTTCAGATGGTACAATTAAACAAGGTTCTAAAGCACGTGTAGAGCCTGAAGGTGAAGTGATGCGCATGTGGGAAGCGATTGAAACCTATATGAACCGTAAGCAGCCGTTAATTGTGATTGCTGGTAAGGATTATGGTCAAGGTTCAAGCCGTGATTGGGCTGCTAAAGGTGTTCGTCTTGCAGGTGTTGAAGTGATTGTTGCCGAAGGTTTTGAACGTATTCATCGTACTAATTTAGTTGGAATGGGGGTTTTACCATTAGAGTTTAAACCAGGCACAGATCGTAAAACTCTAAAATTAGATGGTACTGAGTTATACAGTGTAATTGGAAATATTGCTCCACGCTCTGATTTAACTTTAGTGATTGAACGTGCAACAGAGCATGGACAAAGTCAAGTGATAGAAGTTCCTGTAACCTGCCGTTTAGATACCGAAGAAGAAGTTCATGTATATGAAGCAGGTGGTGTATTACAGCGTTTTGCACAAGACTTTTTAGAAGGTCAAGTTGCTTAG
- a CDS encoding folate-binding Fe/S cluster repair protein, with translation MNTLEFHAFTFNGVDAQKFLQGQVTLNVEQLSEGQTRYTGICNLKGRLKFGLWLNKIDTEHFKIIVTADQSEAFASHIKKFAAFSKATLDNIGTVYPLIDGEHTQFSSTTTDITAWQHQAIESGQAWICAATSEKFQPQELRLHQRDGVHYDKGCYLGQEIVARLWFKAKPKHWLHLIQGQGATPDAATEITKDVEVVNSIAITDGYKALVVAKPDALAELLSVQILALPDALNGDVARPQA, from the coding sequence ATGAACACACTTGAATTTCATGCTTTCACTTTCAATGGCGTAGACGCACAAAAATTTCTGCAAGGTCAAGTGACATTAAATGTCGAACAACTCTCTGAGGGTCAAACACGTTATACAGGAATATGCAACTTAAAAGGTCGCTTAAAATTTGGTTTATGGTTAAACAAAATTGACACTGAACATTTTAAAATCATTGTTACTGCTGATCAGAGTGAAGCCTTCGCTAGCCATATTAAAAAATTTGCCGCTTTTTCCAAAGCAACACTCGATAATATTGGTACGGTTTATCCATTAATCGATGGTGAACATACGCAATTCTCTAGTACAACAACAGATATCACAGCATGGCAACATCAAGCCATTGAAAGTGGTCAAGCATGGATTTGTGCAGCCACTTCAGAAAAATTCCAACCACAAGAGTTACGCCTACATCAACGTGATGGTGTTCATTACGATAAAGGTTGTTATTTGGGACAAGAAATTGTGGCTCGTCTGTGGTTTAAAGCAAAACCAAAACACTGGTTACATCTCATACAAGGTCAAGGCGCAACACCGGACGCTGCAACTGAGATCACAAAAGACGTTGAGGTGGTCAATAGTATTGCCATCACCGATGGATATAAAGCTTTGGTGGTGGCCAAACCTGATGCATTAGCTGAATTACTCTCTGTACAGATCTTAGCCTTACCTGATGCGCTAAATGGTGATGTAGCACGTCCTCAAGCATAG
- a CDS encoding AEC family transporter has product MVLAVIIPIFILLCLGYLSLRLRLLNQIQIAAIGTFVIKIALPALFFQSLAAKKLDEIWFAEYFIVYASITFILYGSAYWLVLKYFQYNRSETSVFSLGAAMSNTGLIGTAVLTLLMGEKAMMYTSLVVIIESVLLLPLVLILAEVGMQTKMPVAMIIKNTLLMLVKNPLFMAVVLGMSCSVLQLTIPHYLDDVLKLLGQAASPLALFAIGGGMVGMTLKYVNLASCYIVFSSNILMPLLVFLGLSYLTDVDQEMIYAGTIIAALPMPTLFAILGQVYGLNARALTPLLMSTILGFTVISGLITLWWT; this is encoded by the coding sequence ATGGTTTTGGCTGTCATTATTCCGATTTTTATTTTACTTTGTCTCGGATATTTATCGCTAAGACTCAGGTTATTAAATCAAATACAAATTGCGGCTATTGGCACATTTGTGATTAAAATTGCTTTACCTGCATTATTTTTTCAATCGCTTGCAGCAAAGAAACTTGATGAAATATGGTTTGCAGAATATTTCATCGTATATGCATCCATTACTTTTATTTTGTATGGTAGTGCTTACTGGCTGGTTTTAAAATATTTTCAATATAATCGTTCAGAAACATCCGTATTTTCACTGGGTGCTGCGATGTCGAATACTGGTTTAATTGGTACGGCAGTATTGACATTGTTAATGGGTGAAAAAGCCATGATGTATACCTCATTGGTGGTGATTATTGAAAGTGTATTGTTATTACCACTGGTATTAATATTGGCTGAAGTGGGTATGCAAACAAAGATGCCTGTTGCGATGATCATTAAAAATACCTTGTTGATGCTCGTTAAAAATCCTTTATTTATGGCCGTTGTATTGGGGATGAGCTGTTCGGTATTACAACTGACTATTCCTCATTATTTGGATGATGTATTAAAGCTTTTAGGGCAAGCTGCATCACCTCTGGCATTATTTGCAATTGGTGGTGGTATGGTGGGAATGACTTTAAAATATGTCAATTTAGCCAGTTGTTATATTGTTTTTTCCAGTAATATTTTAATGCCGTTGCTGGTTTTTTTAGGATTAAGTTATTTAACTGATGTAGATCAAGAAATGATTTATGCCGGTACGATTATTGCGGCATTACCAATGCCTACGCTATTTGCAATACTTGGACAGGTATATGGATTAAATGCCAGAGCATTAACACCATTATTGATGAGTACGATTTTGGGCTTTACCGTCATTAGTGGTTTAATTACACTTTGGTGGACCTAA
- a CDS encoding NADH:flavin oxidoreductase/NADH oxidase translates to MSLLFQAMQLGSLQLDNRIIIAPMCQYSATAQGEVSYWHQQQWAKYALSGAGLCLIEATAVHAEGRISYADLGLWNDHQAHKMQQLLAELKSISPMPMGVQLAHAGRKASVRRPWEGGGQLPPDNPQGWLTVSATDLPFHTTDVPPHALTVAEIHTIIQDFVAAAIRAVDAGFDIIEIHAAHGYLLHQFMSPLTNQRTDGYGGGFAERIRFTLEVFQAIKQALPAHYPVGVRISATDWVAEQPSWDLDSSILLAQQLEQLGAAYIHVSSGGLDAQQKIEVQPGYQVPFAHAIKQYVQIPVIAVGLITDPIQAEEILQQQQADAIAIARAILYDPNWPWHAAAALDEKIAIAPQYLRCQPHGLKDLFHSF, encoded by the coding sequence ATGTCATTATTATTTCAAGCGATGCAATTGGGAAGTTTACAGCTCGACAATCGAATTATCATTGCACCGATGTGTCAATATTCAGCAACAGCGCAGGGCGAGGTGAGCTATTGGCATCAGCAACAATGGGCTAAATATGCTTTATCAGGTGCAGGATTATGTCTTATTGAGGCCACCGCTGTACATGCTGAAGGGCGTATTAGTTATGCTGATCTGGGCTTATGGAATGACCATCAAGCACATAAAATGCAGCAGCTTTTAGCTGAACTCAAATCGATCTCCCCTATGCCAATGGGCGTGCAATTAGCGCATGCTGGACGTAAGGCCTCTGTGCGTCGTCCATGGGAAGGAGGTGGACAATTACCTCCAGATAATCCTCAAGGATGGTTAACGGTCTCTGCAACCGATCTGCCTTTTCATACTACAGATGTTCCACCTCATGCATTAACTGTTGCGGAAATTCACACGATTATTCAGGATTTTGTTGCAGCAGCGATTCGAGCTGTTGATGCCGGTTTTGATATTATTGAGATACATGCAGCGCATGGGTATTTATTACACCAATTTATGTCACCTTTAACCAATCAGCGTACAGATGGTTATGGGGGTGGTTTTGCTGAACGTATTCGCTTTACTTTAGAGGTTTTTCAGGCGATAAAGCAGGCTTTACCAGCTCACTATCCTGTTGGTGTACGTATTTCGGCAACAGATTGGGTTGCTGAACAGCCGAGTTGGGATCTTGATTCATCTATTTTATTGGCACAGCAATTAGAGCAATTAGGTGCAGCCTATATCCATGTATCGAGTGGTGGTCTAGATGCACAACAAAAAATTGAAGTACAGCCAGGTTATCAGGTACCATTTGCACATGCGATTAAGCAATATGTGCAAATCCCGGTCATTGCTGTTGGATTAATTACTGATCCAATACAGGCAGAAGAAATTTTGCAACAGCAGCAAGCAGATGCAATCGCAATTGCACGTGCAATTCTTTATGATCCGAATTGGCCATGGCATGCAGCAGCTGCACTGGATGAAAAAATTGCAATTGCGCCCCAGTATTTAAGATGTCAACCACATGGATTAAAGGATTTATTTCATTCTTTTTAA
- the mutM gene encoding bifunctional DNA-formamidopyrimidine glycosylase/DNA-(apurinic or apyrimidinic site) lyase — MPELPEVETTKISLEPLLDHTVLAVTVRQPSLRWPIPEDIQQLVGQKLCRLSRRSKYIVAEFEQHHMLWHLGMSGSFRLCQHHEALKKHDHIIFKFADLELRYHDPRRFGCLIWLDPHTQHKLLDPLGPEPLDDTFNTVYLSEKLKHKRVAIKMAIMDNHIVVGVGNIYATESLFNLGIHPAQPASTLTTVQIHQLVIEIKRILKQAIQLGGSTLRDYTNAMGENGYFQQTLLAYGRSGEMCVNCETTLQNIKLGQRASVFCPQCQPLINIKASK, encoded by the coding sequence ATGCCTGAGTTACCAGAAGTCGAAACCACCAAAATTAGCTTAGAACCTTTATTAGATCATACTGTGCTGGCTGTAACTGTTCGACAACCCAGCTTAAGATGGCCCATTCCTGAAGACATCCAACAATTGGTTGGACAAAAACTATGCCGATTATCTCGACGCTCTAAGTATATTGTGGCTGAATTTGAACAGCATCATATGCTGTGGCACTTAGGGATGTCAGGTAGCTTTCGATTATGCCAACACCATGAAGCATTAAAAAAACATGACCATATTATTTTTAAATTTGCTGATCTAGAATTACGTTATCATGATCCGCGCCGCTTTGGCTGCCTGATCTGGTTAGATCCACATACACAGCATAAACTGCTTGATCCACTCGGACCAGAACCTCTTGATGATACATTTAATACGGTATATTTAAGTGAAAAGCTCAAACATAAACGTGTAGCGATTAAAATGGCCATCATGGATAACCATATTGTTGTCGGAGTCGGTAATATTTATGCCACGGAAAGTTTATTTAATTTAGGTATTCATCCAGCCCAACCTGCCTCAACCCTAACCACTGTACAAATTCATCAACTGGTCATTGAAATTAAACGTATTCTCAAGCAAGCCATTCAATTGGGTGGCTCAACACTACGAGACTATACTAATGCTATGGGAGAAAACGGCTATTTTCAACAAACCTTATTGGCGTATGGCCGCAGTGGCGAGATGTGTGTCAATTGTGAAACAACCTTACAAAATATCAAATTAGGCCAACGTGCAAGTGTATTTTGTCCACAATGTCAGCCCTTGATCAACATCAAAGCAAGTAAATGA
- a CDS encoding peptidylprolyl isomerase, with the protein MKMAIVRHILVKDKTLAEQLRQKIKHGADFTKIAKQYSTCPSAKKGGELGEVKPKQLVASIDKAVFSLAEHELHGPIKSPFGWHLLEIKFRMDF; encoded by the coding sequence ATGAAAATGGCCATCGTACGTCATATTTTAGTCAAAGATAAAACTTTGGCAGAACAACTACGGCAAAAAATTAAGCATGGTGCTGATTTTACAAAAATTGCCAAACAATACTCTACCTGTCCCTCAGCAAAAAAAGGAGGTGAATTAGGTGAAGTAAAACCTAAACAACTGGTTGCAAGTATCGATAAAGCCGTATTTAGTCTTGCAGAGCATGAATTACATGGCCCCATCAAAAGCCCATTTGGCTGGCATTTACTCGAAATCAAATTTCGTATGGATTTCTAA
- the mscL gene encoding large conductance mechanosensitive channel protein MscL: MGMIQEFKAFAMRGSVMDLAVGVIIGGAFNKIIDSTVTDLIMPFVSWILGGKVDYSNWFIVLGDNPNNISNLAAAKAAGLNVFAYGNFITILINFILLAWVVFLLVKLMNKLHIKEDKKPAAPAPTPEDIALLREIRDELKRKN; the protein is encoded by the coding sequence ATGGGTATGATTCAAGAGTTTAAAGCCTTTGCGATGCGTGGCAGTGTCATGGATTTGGCGGTAGGTGTCATTATTGGTGGCGCATTCAATAAAATTATTGATTCAACGGTCACTGATTTAATTATGCCATTTGTATCTTGGATTTTAGGTGGAAAGGTTGATTATTCAAACTGGTTTATTGTATTGGGTGATAATCCAAATAACATTAGTAATCTTGCTGCCGCAAAAGCAGCAGGATTAAATGTATTTGCCTACGGTAATTTTATTACGATTTTAATCAATTTTATTTTGTTAGCATGGGTGGTATTTTTATTGGTTAAATTAATGAATAAACTACATATTAAAGAAGATAAAAAGCCTGCTGCACCAGCCCCAACCCCTGAAGATATTGCATTATTACGTGAAATTCGTGATGAATTAAAACGTAAAAATTAA